The Gaiellales bacterium DNA segment CCTCGCCCTCGGCCGCCTCGGCGGTGATCGGGGTCGCGACGTCCTCGAGCGACTGCTGCTCGGCGCGCACGCCGAAGAAGATCTCGGCGATGCCGCCGACCGCCATCACGGCAGAGCCGATGTAGAACGCGGTGGCGACGTCGCCGCGCACCCCGGTGGCGATCAGATGCGCGAACAGGAGCGGCCCGACGATGCCGCCCGCCGCCGTGCCGAGGGCGTAGAAGAACGCGATCGCGAGCGCGCGCGTCTCCATCGGGAAGATCTCGCTCACCGTCAGGTAGGCGGCGCTGGCGCCGGCCGACGCGAGGAAGAACGTGACGACGATGCCGAGCTCGAACCACCACTCGGACGCGATCGTCCCGTTCGCGAAGAGGTACGCCAGGACGGCACCCGAGATCGCCGCCCCGAGGTACGTGATCGTGATCATCGGCTTGCGGCCGACGGTGTCGAAGAGCCGGCCGAGGACGAGCGGTCCAGCGAAGTTGCCCGCCGCGAAGATGATCAGGAACACCGGCACGAACGCGGCCGAGACGCCGAAGAACGTCGAGAACAGGATGCCCAGGTTGAAGGTGATGCCGTTGTAGATGAACGCCTGGCCGACGAAGAGGGCGAGACCGAGCACCGCGCGGCGCGGGTACCTGCCGAACCCGGTGCGGGCGATCTCGCGGAACGGGATCGTCTTGCGCTGCTCGACCTTGATGCTCTCGTCGGGCTCGTCCAGGTCCTGCCCGGTCTCGCGGGCCACGTCCTGCTCGATCTTCGACACGATCGCCTCGGCTTCGTCCTCGCGGCCGTGGATGAAGAGCCAGCGTGGGCTCTCGGGGATGCTGCGTCGCACGAGCATGATCGCGAGGCCGAGCACGGCGCCGACCCCGAAGCACAGCCGCCAGCCCACGTCGGTCGCGAAGACGGACGAGAGGAAGAAGATCGCCGCCGCCGATCCGGCCATCGCGCCGAACCAGTACGAGCCGTTGATGATCAGGTCGACCCGGCCCCGGACGCGGGCGGGGATCAGCTCGTCGATCGCCGAGTTGATGGCCGCGTACTCGCCGCCGATGCCCGCCCCGGTCAGGAAGCGGAAGAGATAGAAGTACCAGGCCGCGAACGCGAAGGCCGTCGCGACGGTGGCGAGGATGTAGACGGCCAGCGTGATCATGAAGAGCTTCTTGCGCCCGAACCGGTCGGTCAGCTGGCCGAAGAAGAGCGCCCCCAGGCAGGCGCCGGCGACATACATCGCCGCCGCCACGCCGATCTGGCCCGTCGTCAGCTCGATGCCGCTGCCCTTCACCGTCAGCTGGGTGGCGACCGAGCCGACCATCGTCACCTCGAGCCCGTCCAGCACCCAGACCGTGCCGAGGCCGATCACGACCATCCAGTGGAACCGGGCCCATGGCAGGCGGTCGAGCCGGGCGGGGATGTTGGTCTCGAGCGTGTGTGCGTCGGCGCTCATTCGGGCGGCTGGTACCCACCGATAGGCCGTGCATAACCGGCGCTCCGGGCGGGTATCTGCACCCGATGCTCCGCTGCCGCCTGCTCGGCCATCGCTACCGGTTCACCGCCTCGGGGACCGAGATGCGGTGGACGTGTGGGCGCTGCTGCCACCCGGGGGGCGTCAAGCAGTACTCGACTCCGCAGGACGCGAGCCGCTTTGCGGCGGCCTTCGATCGCGAAGACCG contains these protein-coding regions:
- a CDS encoding MFS transporter; this encodes MSADAHTLETNIPARLDRLPWARFHWMVVIGLGTVWVLDGLEVTMVGSVATQLTVKGSGIELTTGQIGVAAAMYVAGACLGALFFGQLTDRFGRKKLFMITLAVYILATVATAFAFAAWYFYLFRFLTGAGIGGEYAAINSAIDELIPARVRGRVDLIINGSYWFGAMAGSAAAIFFLSSVFATDVGWRLCFGVGAVLGLAIMLVRRSIPESPRWLFIHGREDEAEAIVSKIEQDVARETGQDLDEPDESIKVEQRKTIPFREIARTGFGRYPRRAVLGLALFVGQAFIYNGITFNLGILFSTFFGVSAAFVPVFLIIFAAGNFAGPLVLGRLFDTVGRKPMITITYLGAAISGAVLAYLFANGTIASEWWFELGIVVTFFLASAGASAAYLTVSEIFPMETRALAIAFFYALGTAAGGIVGPLLFAHLIATGVRGDVATAFYIGSAVMAVGGIAEIFFGVRAEQQSLEDVATPITAEAAEGEGGEATAGEEDDDEARARRAAAERDRRIRERAQRRQAWERAGRRRYRPGPGGAFYAPMMAGTGSTSDVTAGLEPQIEAIERTLDGTGPTERRHLAQLVGARYWGPGRFRMALQEALREGRVRRVSRNVIAPVER